One part of the Tunicatimonas pelagia genome encodes these proteins:
- a CDS encoding ISAs1 family transposase yields the protein MELSTVFDEMPDPRRATLLKRHLLSDILLLSLFATLSGCDSDEEIEEYGKNKRAFLGEFLSLPNGIPSHDTITRVLNAIDTSKFSACLYRHSRYLCDFAEEHHISVDGKVLRATAQQGQRNSGICVVTAWACEQQVVLGQAKTERKSNEKTAIPALLEELDLTGALVSIDAIANGPAIAERIVEQQGHYLLSLKKNQKSTFEQVHDYMMAHHQGLACDKNVDFGSGRIETRTCYVSEATDLMEATLAWKNIQAIIMVHAVRETGNKRQEEYRFYLSDKAESAAYFNHRVREHWSIENHLHWHLDVSFSEDTCRTHTKNGAENRNILRKLSLQLLKQMNDKHSIKVRRKKAGWDDNYLRQIIRLYCSG from the coding sequence ATGGAACTCTCTACGGTATTTGATGAGATGCCAGATCCTCGTCGGGCTACGCTGCTGAAGCGGCACTTATTGTCTGACATTCTGTTGTTGAGTTTGTTTGCTACGCTGTCGGGTTGCGATTCGGATGAAGAGATTGAGGAATATGGCAAGAATAAGCGAGCCTTTCTGGGAGAGTTTCTCAGCTTGCCTAACGGCATTCCGTCCCACGATACCATCACCCGAGTGCTGAATGCTATTGATACGAGTAAGTTTTCGGCTTGTCTGTACCGGCACTCGCGCTATCTGTGTGACTTTGCAGAAGAACACCACATCAGTGTAGATGGGAAGGTGTTACGGGCCACCGCCCAGCAGGGTCAGCGCAATAGTGGTATTTGTGTAGTAACAGCTTGGGCCTGTGAGCAGCAGGTAGTCTTGGGACAGGCCAAGACCGAAAGGAAAAGCAATGAAAAAACTGCGATTCCTGCTCTTTTAGAAGAACTTGACTTGACAGGCGCGTTAGTAAGTATTGATGCTATTGCCAATGGGCCGGCCATTGCTGAGCGGATTGTAGAGCAGCAGGGCCACTATTTACTCTCTTTGAAAAAGAACCAAAAAAGCACCTTTGAGCAGGTTCATGACTACATGATGGCCCACCACCAAGGGTTGGCCTGTGACAAAAACGTTGACTTTGGTTCGGGACGTATAGAAACTCGCACCTGCTATGTAAGTGAAGCTACTGACTTAATGGAAGCAACGTTAGCCTGGAAGAACATTCAAGCCATCATCATGGTGCACGCGGTACGAGAAACGGGCAACAAACGACAAGAAGAGTATCGCTTTTATCTCAGTGATAAGGCTGAATCTGCTGCCTACTTCAACCATCGCGTCAGAGAACATTGGAGCATAGAAAACCATCTGCACTGGCACTTGGATGTGAGCTTTTCCGAAGATACTTGCCGAACCCATACCAAAAACGGGGCGGAAAACAGAAATATCCTCAGAAAGCTCTCTTTGCAACTGCTCAAACAGATGAATGATAAACACAGCATTAAGGTCAGAAGAAAAAAAGCTGGGTGGGATGATAACTACCTCAGACAGATTATACGCCTCTACTGCTCTGGTTAG
- a CDS encoding TonB-dependent receptor, whose amino-acid sequence MKESMRPHKLLHCTLLILFCSLTGWGQDQYTISGYITEAASGEPLIGANIYEIDTQRGGSTNVYGFYSLTLPTGSYQVRFSSLGYEADTLTLLLTQDTIINQKLAEAIMQLQTVQVVSTPQLLEHPQMSAFTLRPQEMEQLPTLAGEVDLIKVAQLLPGIQSGNEGSSDLIVRGGGPDQNLILLDGVPVYNVGHLLGLVSVFNTDAVKRVDVVKGGFPARYGGRLSSVVDIQLKEGNTQERHGSGAIGLLSAKYLMEGPLGSSGKTSYLFSVRRTWLDLLAQLGQVISDTEDRGQYNFFDINAKINHRFSDNDRVYLSAYTGRDSFSTRLRGDQPGVSFQESSAINWGNITSALRWNHVFTPKLFANLTATYSQYAFAVDATSQEENEAQSVEGSIAYTSRVRDLGLQWGVDYAPDPRHAIKAGFNTTFHRFRPGAINYSQVNQDTVQLDSTFNDQPIQALEGFVYLEDEIQATDRLRANVGVHASGFLVDRTSYHSVQPRLSIGYQLTSRSTFKASYTRMAQFLHLLTNANLGVPTDIWVPTTARIRPQRAWQAAVGTAHQIGRLTLEIEGYYKEMQNVIDYQEANSIWDDPDGFLLESGSNWEDKVIAGEGRSYGAELLLRRAQGRLTGWFGYTLAWAERRFDEIDEGAWFPSPYDRRHDLSLVASYQLFPRISIGSNFVYATGRPVTLPIANYLPPDLYDGAPPNRRFVATSIDYFGSRNSYRMPAYHRLDVSINFTKQKKWGERTWSLSVYNTYNRQNAYYWFVQGGTIQRNDRLSPDRRLYQVSLFTIIPTISYRFTF is encoded by the coding sequence ATGAAAGAGAGTATGCGCCCCCATAAACTTCTGCACTGTACCTTATTAATCCTTTTCTGTTCACTCACTGGTTGGGGGCAGGATCAGTACACCATCAGTGGCTACATTACCGAAGCTGCTTCAGGTGAACCCCTCATTGGGGCGAATATCTACGAAATTGATACGCAACGAGGGGGCTCTACCAATGTTTACGGTTTCTATAGCCTTACTTTACCCACCGGTTCGTACCAAGTGCGTTTTTCTTCGTTAGGCTATGAAGCCGATACACTAACGCTACTTCTTACCCAGGATACTATCATTAACCAGAAGCTCGCTGAAGCAATCATGCAGCTACAAACCGTACAAGTAGTCAGTACCCCTCAGTTACTAGAGCACCCTCAGATGAGTGCCTTTACCCTGCGCCCTCAGGAAATGGAGCAGTTGCCTACCTTAGCGGGGGAGGTAGACCTAATTAAAGTAGCCCAACTGTTGCCGGGTATTCAATCAGGAAACGAAGGTAGCAGCGACCTGATTGTGCGCGGGGGTGGTCCCGACCAGAACCTAATTTTGCTGGATGGCGTGCCCGTTTACAATGTAGGGCATCTGCTCGGGCTGGTTTCGGTATTTAATACCGATGCGGTAAAGCGAGTAGATGTAGTAAAAGGCGGATTTCCCGCCCGCTACGGGGGTCGGCTCTCTTCGGTAGTTGATATTCAACTAAAGGAAGGTAATACCCAGGAACGGCATGGTTCAGGAGCTATTGGGTTGCTTTCCGCCAAGTACCTCATGGAAGGCCCACTAGGCTCATCTGGAAAAACATCTTACCTATTTTCAGTACGGCGCACCTGGCTCGATTTACTAGCTCAACTCGGTCAGGTAATTAGTGATACTGAGGATCGGGGGCAATACAATTTTTTTGATATTAATGCCAAGATCAACCACCGTTTTTCGGATAACGACCGGGTGTACCTGAGTGCCTACACCGGGCGCGATAGCTTTTCTACCCGGTTGCGGGGCGACCAACCTGGAGTAAGTTTTCAAGAATCATCAGCGATTAACTGGGGGAACATTACTTCAGCCCTGCGGTGGAACCATGTATTTACCCCCAAATTGTTCGCTAACTTAACTGCCACTTACAGTCAATACGCTTTTGCTGTGGATGCTACCTCCCAAGAAGAAAACGAAGCCCAATCAGTAGAAGGAAGCATTGCCTACACTTCAAGGGTTCGTGACCTAGGCTTGCAGTGGGGTGTAGACTATGCTCCTGATCCCCGCCACGCCATAAAAGCGGGATTTAATACTACCTTTCACCGTTTCCGGCCAGGGGCTATCAACTATTCTCAGGTGAACCAAGATACGGTTCAGCTTGACTCCACCTTTAATGATCAGCCTATTCAGGCATTAGAAGGTTTCGTGTACCTAGAAGACGAAATACAAGCAACGGATCGCCTCCGAGCCAACGTAGGCGTACACGCCTCTGGCTTTTTGGTCGACCGTACCTCTTATCACTCAGTACAACCCCGGCTTAGTATAGGTTACCAACTAACATCCCGGTCTACTTTCAAAGCCTCGTACACCCGTATGGCACAGTTCCTCCACCTGCTCACCAATGCCAACTTGGGGGTACCTACCGATATTTGGGTGCCGACTACCGCCCGCATTCGTCCTCAACGAGCTTGGCAGGCCGCAGTGGGAACTGCTCATCAAATCGGTAGGTTAACCTTAGAAATAGAAGGGTACTATAAGGAGATGCAAAACGTGATCGACTACCAGGAAGCCAACAGTATCTGGGATGACCCCGATGGTTTTCTACTGGAATCAGGTAGTAATTGGGAAGACAAAGTGATTGCGGGGGAAGGTCGGTCTTATGGAGCAGAGTTGCTATTGCGCCGCGCGCAGGGTCGGTTAACCGGGTGGTTTGGCTACACCCTGGCCTGGGCCGAACGTCGTTTTGATGAAATAGATGAAGGGGCGTGGTTTCCATCTCCTTACGACCGTCGGCACGACCTAAGCTTAGTCGCCAGTTACCAGCTATTTCCCCGAATTAGCATAGGTAGCAATTTTGTATACGCTACTGGTCGCCCGGTTACGTTACCCATTGCTAATTATCTACCGCCTGATCTCTACGATGGTGCCCCACCTAATCGTCGGTTTGTAGCTACCTCAATTGATTACTTTGGCTCTCGCAATAGTTACCGAATGCCTGCCTACCATCGGCTGGATGTTAGCATTAATTTCACCAAACAAAAAAAGTGGGGGGAGCGCACTTGGAGTTTGTCAGTATATAATACTTACAATCGGCAGAATGCCTACTACTGGTTTGTGCAAGGAGGCACGATTCAGCGTAATGACCGCCTCTCACCCGACCGACGATTATATCAGGTGAGTTTGTTTACCATTATTCCTACAATTAGCTACCGCTTTACATTCTAG
- a CDS encoding DUF4249 family protein, whose amino-acid sequence MLKLRLLIFFWLTVLGGFNACTDTVEIEFPEHQPHPVINAFFTPDSVWKVDITTSKSLRWEESYDTIRNATIEIFEGEQRVDSLLYQGGSTYRSGRGHRPEEGKEYTLRFSAPGYANCTATDRVPTLPKMDLLRIDTVAANSLFYISGEKIVVTIRIDDRLEPNYYYTYIFDKDDGDLSFQNSYHSPPINYIEFGSRSVFSDQAFNGIEYSLSFDYENFRDETTFINIGIVSEDYFRFAQDYEKHLYDQLEFLATPEDVYSNIEGGFGIFAGYYSLTFVVSQ is encoded by the coding sequence ATGCTCAAGCTTCGTTTACTTATATTTTTTTGGTTGACTGTGTTAGGAGGGTTCAATGCTTGTACTGATACCGTAGAGATAGAATTTCCTGAACATCAGCCCCATCCGGTGATTAATGCTTTTTTCACCCCAGATAGTGTTTGGAAGGTAGATATTACCACTAGCAAAAGTTTACGGTGGGAAGAAAGTTACGACACTATTCGCAATGCTACTATTGAAATTTTTGAAGGGGAACAGCGGGTAGACAGCTTACTCTATCAAGGGGGAAGCACGTATCGGTCCGGTAGGGGTCATCGCCCAGAAGAAGGCAAAGAATACACGCTGCGGTTTTCAGCACCTGGCTACGCCAACTGTACTGCTACTGACCGGGTACCCACGCTGCCAAAAATGGATTTGCTTCGTATAGACACTGTCGCTGCTAACTCTTTGTTCTATATTAGTGGTGAAAAGATTGTGGTAACCATTCGTATCGATGACCGACTGGAACCCAATTATTACTACACATATATTTTTGATAAAGATGACGGTGATCTAAGTTTTCAGAACTCATACCATAGCCCCCCAATTAATTACATTGAGTTTGGTTCTCGTTCAGTATTCTCCGACCAAGCCTTCAACGGTATTGAGTATAGCCTATCTTTCGACTATGAAAACTTTAGGGATGAGACAACCTTTATTAATATCGGTATTGTAAGTGAGGACTATTTCCGCTTTGCCCAGGACTATGAAAAGCATCTATACGATCAGCTAGAGTTTCTGGCAACTCCTGAAGATGTGTACAGTAACATCGAAGGAGGGTTTGGTATCTTCGCTGGATATTATAGTTTAACTTTCGTAGTAAGTCAGTAG
- a CDS encoding tetratricopeptide repeat protein, translating into MNELDYVLIDRKIDGQLDSDEELRFSQKLKQDPEFAEAYELQKSAITALRSHQYQTRKQEVKSLYENVKARRQKQRKIRVYAVAAGAALLLLSSAVYLLFLRPATPQALYAAYYNPYPADPLLRGDNSSPYEQANYWYQQEDYPKALLYWQEALNQDTLAQVASERIRLLLANCYLQTEQPGKAIEVLQPLRSASDTVLRQYGAWYLALAHLKAGQPGSAKEVLQTIAQQPGLYQTTAHELLEKLPDDSDE; encoded by the coding sequence ATGAACGAACTGGACTACGTACTAATTGACCGTAAGATCGACGGACAACTAGATAGTGATGAGGAGTTACGATTTTCTCAAAAACTGAAACAAGACCCGGAGTTTGCCGAAGCCTACGAATTACAAAAGAGTGCTATTACTGCCCTACGTTCTCATCAATATCAAACCCGTAAACAGGAGGTGAAAAGCTTGTACGAGAATGTAAAAGCCCGTCGGCAGAAGCAGCGAAAAATCCGGGTCTACGCGGTAGCAGCAGGAGCAGCTTTGTTATTACTTAGCAGTGCTGTTTATCTACTCTTCCTACGTCCAGCTACTCCGCAAGCTCTGTACGCCGCGTACTACAATCCTTATCCGGCTGACCCATTGCTGCGGGGTGACAACTCTTCGCCCTACGAGCAAGCCAACTACTGGTACCAACAGGAAGACTACCCCAAGGCTCTGCTTTACTGGCAGGAAGCTTTAAATCAAGATACTTTAGCTCAAGTAGCAAGTGAGCGTATTCGGCTGCTTCTGGCCAACTGCTATCTACAAACAGAGCAGCCCGGTAAGGCGATTGAAGTACTGCAACCTCTGCGCTCAGCTTCGGATACGGTGCTTCGTCAGTACGGTGCCTGGTACTTGGCATTGGCGCACCTCAAGGCCGGGCAGCCTGGCTCAGCGAAAGAAGTACTACAAACCATTGCCCAACAACCCGGACTCTACCAAACTACCGCTCATGAATTACTCGAGAAACTTCCGGACGATTCTGATGAATAA
- a CDS encoding Gfo/Idh/MocA family oxidoreductase — MIQVALASYGMSGKVFHAPLIAAHPDFHLYKVLERHRNDAVADHPNVTTVRQFDDLLTDENIDLIVVNTPNTHHFSMTKAALEAGKHVVVEKPFTNTAAEAKELIALAKQRNQVLTVFQNRRLDSDFLTVQKVLQQQLCGRVVEYEAHYDRYRNYIQPDTWKEESGPGSGILYNLGSHMIDQALVLFGMPETLFAKLSIQRTGGKAPDAYHLILGYPDKQVTLKSSYLVRDEGPRYKILGDLGTFTKYGLDSQEDDLKAGKMPNEADWGTEPEAIWGTLDTELNGLPFRGKVTSEAGSYLAFYENLAQVVSGKASLLIPAEEAEQVIHLIELAYQSDESGRELNV, encoded by the coding sequence ATGATTCAAGTTGCCTTAGCCTCCTACGGTATGTCAGGGAAAGTTTTTCACGCTCCGCTTATCGCTGCTCATCCAGATTTTCATTTATACAAAGTGCTGGAACGCCACCGCAACGATGCAGTAGCCGACCACCCTAATGTTACTACCGTTCGGCAGTTTGATGATCTGCTCACTGACGAAAATATAGACCTGATCGTTGTGAACACCCCTAATACTCACCACTTTAGTATGACGAAGGCTGCGCTGGAAGCCGGAAAACACGTGGTAGTGGAAAAACCATTTACCAACACCGCCGCCGAAGCAAAGGAGCTAATTGCCTTAGCTAAACAGAGAAACCAAGTTCTTACTGTATTTCAAAACCGACGGCTAGATAGCGATTTTCTGACTGTACAGAAAGTGTTACAGCAGCAACTATGCGGACGAGTAGTGGAGTACGAAGCCCACTACGATCGCTACCGTAATTACATTCAGCCCGATACCTGGAAAGAAGAAAGTGGCCCTGGTTCTGGCATTCTGTACAACCTAGGTTCGCACATGATTGATCAGGCACTGGTGCTGTTCGGAATGCCCGAAACGCTGTTTGCCAAACTAAGTATTCAACGGACTGGGGGAAAAGCCCCCGATGCTTATCATCTTATTTTAGGCTACCCTGATAAACAAGTTACACTAAAATCAAGCTACCTGGTGCGCGATGAAGGGCCCCGCTACAAAATTTTAGGTGATTTGGGCACCTTTACCAAATACGGTCTGGATTCTCAAGAAGATGATTTAAAAGCTGGAAAAATGCCTAATGAGGCTGACTGGGGCACTGAGCCGGAAGCAATTTGGGGAACCTTAGATACCGAGCTGAATGGTCTTCCTTTCCGGGGAAAAGTAACTTCCGAAGCAGGAAGTTATCTAGCATTTTATGAAAATCTTGCTCAAGTAGTTTCAGGTAAAGCATCGCTATTGATTCCAGCAGAAGAAGCTGAACAAGTAATTCACTTGATTGAATTAGCCTACCAGAGTGACGAAAGTGGTCGGGAATTGAATGTTTAA
- a CDS encoding CHAT domain-containing protein encodes MNKLTLGGEGSLRRSFLPPELIRFSPDRGRDDGDENLDCSTPSLRAGGSSLPQWSTSVIRWKITSLPYHGMIAMMVSGFLSVMARSVAGDRARQAPQPSSARQKLLYLVSILVLTLGSTAGKAQTLAQDTLRAGQLVQRADSIREYSEYDSTLVLYKQAARLYRQHQQWEPYISCLNDMAHNAINGLHYEEGRQYAEQALVESQQRLEKNSKQEADAYSNLGYYYREIGQYDSVLLSCKRALRIRNKAKGTQAKDIILELNDIGWAHSSVGNFDSALFYSRKALSLTKGVPEGKEKAIALSDTYFYLGAVFCYMHQLDSALKYAKQVIELEKVYHANNKYFTACTYDFLGNIYGRKGNVEKAMQCHKESISLSKKVHGKKAISTFYANLGNSYLDVGFYEQSLKYHQHALKLKKERGEGIASLASSHYSIGFVYFKQRRYELALPHFFQSSFFYKEALPTNYWDLSGAYNNIGDAYRELGGYDSAYLYLQKAVDIVEKYYPRHPYSFVAFWDMAKVYQDEGKLGNAFRYYQRANQVISDAYEVSHYAADFYNDLASFYHDGRKYDSALLLYEKAIEINSFVRGSEKFIDFHNPGFYLQSLLGKAITLEARYHQSGSQQYLEQAQAVCQQGDQLIQQWYRVLTYPKDQLTLAKSGRAFYEQAIRLSLMGTVTEQERQAGTRQAFYYAEQSRAGVLRQTLLHNEAKQWGGVPDTLKQLEQQLHIDRAYYQSALYQARNKEEEADAALVSSYENRLFNLNRSYDSLMQVLEQQYPRYYERKHAPIPASVEAIQPTLEPGTALLSYFVGDSSSYVFTVTPDDYSVQPVKVDTTLVRQFRTAVANSQFQSYPQQAYESYFRSGYALYQQLVAPALPADLEIKKLVVVPDAALQYLPFDLLLTQSVPFTYTNLRQVPYLLRDYSVSYRYAASLPQTTAKDSPVTQLLIAFAPSFSSGNNHLVAVRSADVLAPMFLRWNIQEAEVVADGWSGSAYTGEQATEAQFKAEVGDYQIVHLATHAHLNDEEPEHSYLRLAPTGNEDGTLYAHELYNLDMAAELVVLSACHTGDGPEAKGEGVLSLARGFAYAGCPSVVMSQWAVDDESSTQLMQTFYEKLAEGLSKDEALRQAKLTFLAEAPVTNLHPFYWGSLGMVGDTKSLARQGETLEVWWLLCSIIVIVMLIIRARISLF; translated from the coding sequence ATGAATAAACTTACTCTAGGGGGCGAAGGATCGCTTCGGCGTTCGTTCCTACCCCCGGAACTTATCCGGTTCTCGCCAGACCGGGGTCGCGATGACGGCGATGAAAACCTCGATTGCTCAACTCCGTCACTGCGAGCCGGGGGAAGCAGTCTCCCTCAATGGAGCACCTCAGTTATTAGATGGAAGATCACTTCGCTGCCCTATCATGGAATGATCGCGATGATGGTGTCTGGTTTCCTGTCCGTCATGGCGAGGAGCGTAGCCGGGGATCGTGCGAGGCAAGCTCCGCAGCCATCTTCCGCACGGCAAAAGCTGCTTTATCTAGTGTCAATTCTTGTGCTTACGCTGGGTTCCACGGCTGGCAAAGCCCAAACCCTAGCCCAAGACACCCTACGAGCAGGTCAACTAGTACAACGAGCCGACTCTATCCGGGAGTACAGTGAGTACGATAGTACTTTGGTACTATACAAACAAGCCGCCCGGCTGTACCGTCAGCATCAGCAGTGGGAGCCCTACATCAGTTGCCTCAACGATATGGCTCATAATGCCATTAACGGACTGCATTACGAAGAAGGGCGGCAGTATGCTGAGCAAGCTTTGGTAGAAAGTCAACAACGGTTAGAAAAAAATAGTAAGCAGGAAGCTGATGCGTACAGTAATTTAGGATATTACTATAGAGAGATTGGTCAATATGATTCTGTTTTGCTTTCGTGTAAACGGGCGTTAAGAATAAGAAATAAAGCTAAAGGAACTCAAGCGAAAGATATTATCCTAGAACTAAACGATATAGGGTGGGCGCATTCGTCCGTAGGTAATTTTGACTCTGCGCTATTCTATTCCCGAAAGGCACTATCATTAACTAAGGGGGTGCCAGAGGGGAAAGAAAAAGCAATAGCCTTATCCGACACTTACTTCTATTTAGGAGCGGTTTTTTGTTATATGCACCAGCTAGACTCCGCCTTGAAATACGCTAAACAGGTAATTGAACTAGAGAAAGTATATCATGCTAATAATAAGTATTTTACTGCCTGCACCTATGATTTTCTAGGAAATATCTATGGAAGAAAGGGAAATGTAGAGAAGGCCATGCAATGTCATAAAGAATCAATTTCATTAAGTAAAAAGGTTCATGGTAAAAAAGCTATTAGTACTTTTTATGCTAATTTAGGCAATAGCTACCTTGACGTAGGTTTTTACGAGCAATCTTTAAAATATCATCAACACGCATTAAAATTGAAAAAGGAAAGAGGGGAAGGGATTGCAAGTCTTGCTTCATCTCATTATTCCATCGGCTTTGTATATTTCAAGCAAAGGCGTTATGAGCTAGCGTTGCCTCATTTTTTCCAATCTTCGTTCTTTTACAAAGAAGCGTTGCCTACGAATTACTGGGATTTATCGGGAGCATACAACAATATAGGAGATGCGTATAGAGAGCTAGGAGGGTATGATTCTGCTTATTTGTACTTACAAAAAGCAGTAGATATTGTGGAAAAGTATTATCCTAGACATCCTTATTCTTTCGTGGCGTTTTGGGATATGGCGAAGGTATATCAAGACGAAGGCAAATTAGGTAATGCTTTCCGATACTACCAGAGAGCCAATCAAGTAATCTCAGATGCTTATGAGGTATCTCATTATGCTGCTGATTTTTATAATGATCTGGCCTCGTTTTACCACGATGGGAGAAAATATGACTCTGCGCTTCTTCTGTACGAAAAGGCAATAGAAATCAATTCCTTTGTCAGAGGCTCAGAAAAGTTTATCGACTTCCATAATCCGGGGTTTTACCTTCAGTCGCTGTTAGGAAAGGCAATTACACTAGAAGCCCGGTATCATCAGTCAGGTAGTCAGCAATACTTAGAGCAAGCCCAAGCGGTATGTCAGCAAGGCGATCAACTTATTCAGCAGTGGTACCGGGTGCTTACCTATCCGAAAGATCAACTGACGCTGGCCAAGTCGGGCCGGGCTTTTTATGAGCAAGCAATTCGGCTTAGCTTGATGGGCACTGTTACTGAGCAAGAAAGGCAAGCGGGTACGCGGCAGGCGTTTTACTACGCGGAGCAAAGCCGGGCGGGGGTGCTACGGCAAACCCTACTGCATAATGAAGCCAAGCAGTGGGGCGGGGTGCCGGATACTCTTAAACAGCTAGAGCAACAACTCCACATTGACCGGGCGTACTACCAATCGGCTCTTTATCAGGCACGCAATAAAGAAGAGGAAGCAGATGCCGCATTAGTATCTTCTTACGAAAACCGCCTCTTTAATCTGAATCGCAGCTACGACTCACTCATGCAAGTGCTGGAGCAGCAGTACCCTCGCTACTACGAGCGTAAACATGCTCCCATTCCTGCTTCGGTAGAAGCTATACAACCAACGCTGGAACCCGGTACGGCTTTGCTTTCCTACTTCGTGGGGGACAGCAGCAGTTACGTCTTCACCGTAACCCCCGATGATTACTCCGTGCAGCCAGTGAAGGTCGATACCACTTTAGTGCGGCAATTCAGAACGGCTGTTGCTAACAGTCAGTTTCAGTCTTACCCCCAACAGGCTTACGAGAGCTACTTTCGCAGCGGGTACGCGCTGTATCAGCAATTAGTAGCCCCGGCTTTACCTGCCGATCTGGAAATAAAGAAATTAGTGGTGGTACCCGATGCTGCGCTACAGTACCTGCCCTTTGATCTGCTGCTTACCCAATCCGTACCATTCACTTACACCAACCTACGGCAAGTACCCTACCTACTGCGCGACTATAGCGTGAGTTACCGCTACGCTGCTTCGTTACCTCAGACAACAGCTAAAGATAGCCCGGTTACCCAACTACTAATTGCCTTTGCCCCTTCGTTTTCGTCCGGCAACAATCACTTGGTAGCAGTACGCTCGGCGGATGTATTAGCCCCAATGTTTCTCCGCTGGAACATTCAGGAAGCTGAGGTGGTAGCTGACGGCTGGTCGGGTTCGGCGTATACGGGCGAGCAGGCTACCGAGGCACAATTTAAAGCCGAGGTAGGCGATTATCAGATTGTCCATCTAGCTACCCACGCCCACTTAAATGATGAGGAGCCGGAACATTCCTACCTGCGCTTAGCCCCAACCGGAAATGAAGATGGTACGCTGTACGCTCATGAGCTTTATAATTTGGATATGGCAGCCGAGCTAGTGGTGCTGAGTGCTTGCCATACGGGAGATGGGCCGGAAGCCAAAGGAGAAGGCGTACTAAGTTTAGCGCGAGGTTTTGCTTACGCAGGTTGCCCCTCGGTGGTGATGAGCCAGTGGGCGGTAGATGATGAGAGCAGCACCCAACTGATGCAAACCTTTTACGAAAAACTAGCTGAAGGTCTGTCAAAGGATGAAGCGCTACGCCAAGCCAAACTTACCTTCTTAGCTGAAGCCCCCGTGACCAATTTACACCCTTTTTACTGGGGTAGCTTGGGAATGGTGGGTGATACTAAGTCACTGGCTAGACAGGGTGAAACTCTTGAGGTATGGTGGCTTTTATGTTCAATAATAGTTATAGTAATGCTCATTATTAGAGCGAGAATATCACTGTTTTAA
- a CDS encoding RNA polymerase sigma factor, whose protein sequence is MPHLIKLWKEQLQQGNTQILETLFVQHGPYCLRRLQQLGCAEPDAEDLLQDAVLVFRHNLLEDKLHHRNNLRGYLYLICCNLYRTRQQQAQATIVSFNEALIRTEPEMDVAGRQEALRIFQQLSSQCQEIIGRYYVDQQSMREIAQDMHFANTDVAKATKFRCVQRWLNQLQQLRLSHSQRRPV, encoded by the coding sequence ATGCCTCACCTAATCAAACTTTGGAAAGAGCAATTACAACAAGGTAACACCCAAATATTAGAAACCCTGTTTGTACAACACGGCCCGTACTGCTTAAGGCGATTGCAACAGCTCGGGTGTGCTGAACCCGATGCGGAAGATCTTTTGCAAGATGCAGTGCTAGTGTTTCGTCATAATTTGTTAGAAGACAAGCTACACCACCGCAATAATCTGCGGGGGTATCTGTACCTCATTTGTTGCAACCTATACCGTACCCGTCAGCAACAAGCGCAAGCGACAATAGTCTCATTCAATGAGGCGTTGATCCGTACTGAACCGGAGATGGATGTAGCCGGACGGCAAGAGGCACTACGGATCTTCCAGCAGCTCAGCTCGCAGTGTCAGGAAATTATTGGTCGCTACTATGTAGACCAGCAATCGATGCGGGAGATTGCCCAGGATATGCACTTCGCCAATACTGATGTGGCCAAAGCTACCAAGTTTCGTTGTGTGCAGCGATGGCTGAACCAACTACAACAACTACGCCTATCCCATAGCCAACGTCGCCCCGTATAA